From one Trifolium pratense cultivar HEN17-A07 linkage group LG1, ARS_RC_1.1, whole genome shotgun sequence genomic stretch:
- the LOC123902535 gene encoding eukaryotic translation initiation factor 3 subunit E: MAEYDLTPRMAPNLDRHLVFPLLEFLQERQLYDDNHILKAKIDLLNNTNMVDYAMDIHKTLYHTEDVPQDMVERRADVVARLKSLEDAAAPLVAFLQNPAAVQELRADKHYNLQMLNDKYQIGPAQIEALYQYAKFQFECGNYSGAADYLYQYRALCTNSERSLNALWGKLAAEVLMQNWDIALEELNRLKEIIDSKNFSSPINQVQSRIWLMHWSLFIFFNHDNGRTQIIDLFNQDKYLNAIQTSAPHLLRYLATAFIVNKRRRPQFKDFIKVIQQEQNSYKDPITEFLACVYVNYDFDGAQKKMRECEEVILNDPFLGKRVEESNFSTVPLRDEFLENARLFIFETYCRIHQRIDMGVLAEKLNLKYEEAERWIVNLIRGSKLDAKIDSETGTVIMEPNHPNVYEQVIDHTKALNGRTYKLVTQLLEHAQAQAAR; this comes from the exons ATGGCGGAATACGATCTGACACCTCGCATGGCACCAAATCTTGACCGTCATTTAGTCTTCCCTCTCTTAGAGTTTCTTCAAGAGAGACAATTATACGACGATAACCACATCCTTAAGGCTAAGATCGATCTGTTGAACAACACAAACATGGTTGATTACGCTATGGATATTCACAAGACACTTTACCATACTGAAGATGTTCCTCAGGATATGGTTGAACGTAGGGCTGATGTTGTTGCTCGTCTCAAGTCTCTTGAAGATGCTGCTGCTCCTCTTGTTGCTTTTCTTCAGAATCCTGCTGCTGTTCAGGAATTGAGGGCTGATAAGCATTATAATCTTCAGATGCTTAATGACAAATATCAG ATTGGTCCTGCACAGATAGAGGCATTATACCAATATGCGAAATTTCAGTTTGAATGTGGAAACTATTCTGGTGCTGCTGACTATCTTTATCAGTACAGAGCATTATGCACAAATAGTGAAAGGAGTTTGAATGCATTATGGGGAAAGCTGGCAGCTGAAGTATTGATGCAAAATTGGGATATTGCTCTTGAAGAGCTCAATCGCTTGAAGGAAATAATTGACTCAAAG aatttttcATCACCTATTAATCAGGTGCAGAGCAGAATATGGTTGATGCATTGGAGCCTGTTCATCTTTTTCAACCATGATAATGGAAGAACACAGATAATTGATTTGTTTAATCAGGACAA GTATCTTAATGCAATCCAAACTAGTGCTCCACACCTTTTGCGATATTTGGCCACAGCATTTATTGTCAACAAGCGCAGGAGGCCTCAATTCAAAGATTTCATAAAAGTTATTCAACAAGAGCAGAATTCATATAAGGACCCCATCACCGAGTTTCTGGCTTGTGTttatgtcaactatgactttgATGGTGCACAAAAGAAGATGAGGGAGTGTGAAGAA GTAATTCTCAATGATCCCTTCCTTGGTAAACGAGTTGAAGAAAGCAACTTCTCAACTGTACCATTAAGGGACGAGTTTCTTGAAAATGCCAGGCTCTTTATTTTTGAGACATATTGTAGAATACACCAACGCATTGACATGGG GGTACTTGCTGAGAAGCTAAATTTGAAGTACGAGGAGGCTGAGAGATGGATTGTGAATCTCATCCGTGGCTCAAAGCTTGATGCCAAAATTGACTCTGAAACTGGAACGGTTATCATGGAACCTAATCATCCAAATGT
- the LOC123921959 gene encoding notchless protein homolog has translation MTAVPAAVEKSEAMNNVMCLLINPDGSPLGAPIYLPQTTAPQHLEQIVNKLLNNEEKLPYSFYISDQELLVPLATYLNKNKFSVEKALHIVCQPQAIFRVRPVHRCSATISGHKEAVLTVAFSPDGKQLASGSGDTTVRFWDITTQTPLYTCKGHKDWVLSIAWSPDGKYLASGSRAGELICWDPQTGKSLVSLGNPRSDLKKWITSISWEPVHLNAPCRRFVCGSKDNVARIWDISLKKCICLIGHAQSVTCVKWGGDGVIYTGSQDGTVKVWESTGKLICTLKGKEASSRQTHPNWVNSLALSTEYVLRTGAFDHTGKQFSSPEEMKKVALERYTKMRGSAPERLVSGSDDCTMYLWEPLSNNNGYEAHMTGHQQAINHVSFSPDGQWVASASFDNSVKLWNGTTGKFVATFRHVKDVYQISWSADSRLLLSGSEDTTLKVWDNRTRKRKQDLPGHYDAVYAVDWSPDGEKVASGGKDKVLKLWMG, from the exons atgacgGCGGTGCCGGCGGCCGTGGAGAAGAGTGAGGCGATGAACAATGTCATGTGCCTTTTGATCAACCCAGACGGTAGTCCTTTGGGAGCACCAATATACCTACCTCAAACCACTGCTCCTCAACACCTTGAACAGATTGTCAATAAGCTTCTTAACAAT GAGGAGAAATTGCCCTATTCTTTCTACATATCAGACCAGGAACTCCTTGTGCCACTTGCAACATActtgaacaaaaacaaat TCTCAGTGGAGAAGGCCTTGCATATAGTTTGCCAACCTCAAGCTATTTTCCGGGTTCGTCCTGTCCATCGCTGTTCAGCAACTATTTCCG GTCATAAGGAAGCTGTACTAACCGTTGCCTTCAGTCCTGATGGGAAACAGCTAGCAAGTGGTTCTGGCGATACAACAGTTCGTTTTTGGGACATTACCACTCAGACACCATTGTATACATGCAAAG GTCACAAGGATTGGGTCCTTTCTATTGCATGGTCACCGGATGGCAAGTATCTTGCAAGTGGGAGCAGGGCCGGAGAACTTATTTGCTGGGATCCACAGACTGGAAAGTCCTTAGTCAGCTTAGGCAATCCACGTTCG GACCTGAAGAAATGGATTACTAGTATCTCTTGGGAACCTGTCCACCTTAATGCTCCTTGCCGTCGCTTTGTATGTGGCAGCAAAGATAATGTTGCTCGCATATGGGACATATCTTTAAAGAAATGTATATGTCTCATTGGCCATGCGCAGTCAGTAACATGTGTAAAGTGGGGAGGAGATGGTGTGATTTATACAGG CTCACAAGATGGCACTGTAAAAGTTTGGGAAAGTACGGGGAAGTTAATTTGTACACTGAAGGGAAAGGAAGCCTCATCCCGTCAG acgCATCCAAATTGGGTTAATTCTTTAGCATTGAGCACTGAGTATGTTCTTCGTACTGGAGCTTTCGATCATACTGGAAAACAATTTTCATCCCCGGAGGAAATGAAGAAG GTGGCTCTTGAGCGGTACACCAAAATGAGAGGCAGTGCTCCTGAGAGATTGGTCTCTGGATCTGATGATTGTACCATGTACCTTTGGGAACCTCTCTCCAACAATAATGGTTATGAAGCACACATGACAGGTCATCAGCAG GCTATAAACCATGTGTCTTTTTCACCTGATGGGCAATGGGTGGCAAGTGCATCTTTTGATAATTCTGTCAAGTTATGGAATGGAACTACAGGAAAATTTGTTGCTACCTTCCGCCATGTTAAAGATGTTTACCAGATCAG CTGGTCTGCAGATAGTAGACTATTATTGAGTGGAAGCGAAGATACTACATTGAAG GTGTGGGATAATCGGACACGCAAAAGAAAGCAAGATCTTCCAGGCCATTATGATGCA GTTTATGCTGTTGATTGGAGCCCTGATGGAGAGAAGGTGGCTTCTGGTGGAAAGGATAAAGTGTTGAAGTTGTGGATGGGCTAG
- the LOC123902536 gene encoding calcium-binding protein CBP-like, producing the protein MSGYPNQPPSYGYGAPPPSQSYGAPPPSQSHGSHPPPSQSYGAPPTSQSYGAPPPSQSYGAPPPSQSYGAPPPSQSYGAPPPSQSYGAPPSGSYGQPSAPYAAPYQKPPKEDSHSHSGGGSGAATAYPPPSYASPFASLLPSTFPPGTDPSIVACFQVADQDGSGLIDDKELQRALSSYNQSFSLRTVHLLMYHFTNTNVKKIGPKEFTSLFYSLQSWRGIFERFDKDRSGKIDSNELRDALLSLGYAVSPVVLDLLVSKFDKTGGKNKAIEYDNFIECCLTVKGLTDKFKEKDTGYTGSATFSYEAFMLTVLPFLIA; encoded by the exons ATGTCCGGTTACCCAAATCAGCCTCCCAGTTACGGTTACGGCGCACCACCTCCATCTCAATCCTACGGTGCGCCACCTCCATCTCAATCCCACGGCTCACATCCACCTCCATCTCAATCCTACGGAGCTCCCCCTACCTCTCAGTCCTACGGAGCACCTCCTCCATCTCAGTCCTACGGAGCACCTCCTCCATCTCAGTCCTACGGAGCTCCTCCTCCATCTCAGTCCTACGGAGCTCCTCCTCCATCTCAGTCCTATGGCGCACCTCCCTCCGGCTCCTACGGCCAACCTTCCGCTCCTTATGCCGCTCCTTACCAGAAACCTCCAAAGGAAGACTCCCACTCTCACTCCGGCGGGGGCAGCGGTGCTGCTACCGCATACCCACCGCCGTCCTACGCGAGTCCTTTCGCATCACTTCTGCCGTCGACATTCCCTCCTGGCACCGATCCAAGCATCGTTGCATGCTTTCAGGTTGCTGATCAGGACGGAAGCGGTTTGATCGATGATAAGGAATTGCAGAGGGCTTTGTCTTCTTACAATCAGAGCTTTAGCTTGAGAACTGTTCATCTTCTCATGTATCACTTCACCAACACCAATGTCAAGAAGATAG GACCCAAGGAATTTACTTCTCTATTTTACAGTCTTCAGAGCTGGAGG GGAATATTTGAGAGATTTGATAAGGACAGGAGTGGAAAAATCGATTCAAATGAGTTGCGAGATGCGCTGCTAAGTTTGGGTTATGCTGTTTCTCCTGTGGTATTGGATTTGCTAGTCTCCAAGTTTGACAAAACTGGTGGCAAAAACAAGGCTATCGAATATGACAATTTCATTGA GTGCTGTCTTACTGTGAAG GGGCTAACTGACAAATTCAAGGAGAAGGATACTGGGTATACTGGCTCTGCAACATTTTCCTATGAGGCGTTTATGCTGACTGTCCTGCCATTCCTAATAGCTTAG
- the LOC123902537 gene encoding uncharacterized protein LOC123902537, whose translation MVRPTGFDVEPVISTKVVPRFDGTEDGYWWLIQLDRYFEANTWLVEERKVGWVTAMAFSGDAFSWWCNCKQGNQNITWEAFERALIKKFIPDMWEMLETAECEEQENHEYVLNETGENKEESMEVRNKTDSGLMQNSSEQSDQKFPTTTTEIPSVMEFSAQQNSECHKEPVTESYVLFETETLEKMKIKWLEEATTTVEDPNLEEDISQTRGDQMIVLDPEPPPEPPDNGHRVVW comes from the coding sequence ATGGTCCGACCTACCGGATTCGACGTTGAGCCAGTGATATCGACAAAGGTGGTTCCCAGATTTGATGGAACGGAAGATGGTTATTGGTGGCTGATCCAGTTGGATCGGTATTTTGAGGCTAACACTTGGCTCGTGGAAGAAAGAAAAGTGGGATGGGTGACTGCCATGGCTTTCAGCGGAGATGCTTTCAGCTGGTGGTGCAATTGTAAGCAAGGTAACCAGAATATCACATGGGAGGCGTTTGAAAGGGCTCTCATTAAGAAATTTATTCCAGATATGTGGGAGATGCTTGAAACCGCAGAATGTGAGGAGCAAGAAAACCATGAATACGTTTTGAATGAGACAGGAGAGAACAAAGAAGAGTCGATGGAGGTTAGAAACAAGACAGATTCTGGACTGATGCAAAATTCATCGGAGCAGTCAGATCAGAAATTTCCGACGACCACAACGGAGATACCATCAGTCATGGAATTCAGTGCACAACAAAACTCAGAGTGTCACAAGGAACCGGTGACTGAATCATATGTGTTATTCGAAACAGAAACGTTGGAAAAGATGAAGATCAAGTGGTTGGAGGAAGCCACCACAACCGTGGAGGATCCAAACCTGGAGGAAGATATTTCACAAACAAGAGGGGATCAAATGATTGTTCTCGACCCAGAACCACCACCGGAGCCACCGGACAATGGTCATCGAGTGGTGTGGTAA